Proteins from one Pseudomonas grandcourensis genomic window:
- a CDS encoding exonuclease domain-containing protein: protein MPHWLVIDLEATTDEGGWPVTDMEIIEIGATLVDRKGRELDQFQRFVRPLRRPLLTPFCRELTHITQANIDAAQPLGEVWPAFERWLGQHHTRLEGWASWGDYDRKQLLQDWQQLGLASMLTNVPHMNLKQRFAKARRLERPLGLNGALQLAGLQFTGQQHRALEDARNTARLLPLVLPL, encoded by the coding sequence ATGCCTCATTGGCTGGTCATTGATCTGGAGGCCACCACCGATGAAGGGGGTTGGCCCGTAACGGATATGGAAATCATTGAAATCGGCGCCACCCTGGTGGACCGCAAAGGACGCGAACTGGACCAGTTCCAGCGCTTCGTCCGGCCTTTGCGGCGGCCGTTGCTGACGCCGTTTTGCCGCGAGTTGACGCACATCACCCAAGCCAACATCGATGCCGCGCAACCGCTGGGCGAAGTCTGGCCGGCGTTTGAACGCTGGCTCGGCCAACACCACACGCGACTTGAAGGCTGGGCCAGCTGGGGCGATTACGATCGCAAACAACTGCTTCAGGATTGGCAGCAGCTGGGACTCGCCAGCATGCTGACCAACGTGCCGCACATGAACCTCAAGCAGCGCTTTGCCAAGGCCCGACGCCTGGAACGCCCGCTGGGGCTCAACGGCGCCCTGCAACTGGCCGGCCTGCAGTTCACCGGCCAGCAACACCGGGCGCTGGAAGATGCGCGCAATACCGCACGCCTGCTGCCGCTGGTTCTTCCGCTTTAG
- the atuD gene encoding citronellyl-CoA dehydrogenase: protein MIFTQEHEALRRTVRQFVEHEINPHVEEWEKAGRFPIHDIFRKAGDLGLLGISKPEKFGGMGLDYSYSIVAAEEFGTIRCGGIPMSIGVQTDMCTPALARFGSDELREEFLRPAISGEQVGCIGVSEVGAGSDVAGLKTTARKDGDDYVINGSKMWITNSPCADFICLLANTSDDKPHINKSLIMVPMNTPGISLSSHLDKLGMRSSETAQVFFDNVRVPQRNRIGHEGAGFMMQMLQFQEERLFGAANMIKGLEYCVDSTIEYCKERKTFGNALIDNQVIHFRLAELQTEIECLRALVYQATEQYIKGQDVTRLASMAKLKAGRLGREVSDSCLQYWGGMGFMWDNPVARAYRDVRLVSIGGGADEIMLGIICKLMGILPGKKK from the coding sequence ATGATCTTCACCCAGGAACACGAAGCACTGCGCCGCACCGTTCGCCAGTTCGTCGAGCACGAGATCAACCCCCACGTCGAGGAATGGGAGAAGGCCGGGCGCTTCCCCATCCACGACATCTTCCGCAAGGCAGGCGACCTCGGCTTGCTGGGCATTTCCAAACCGGAAAAATTCGGCGGCATGGGGCTCGACTACAGCTATTCGATCGTCGCCGCCGAAGAGTTCGGCACTATCCGTTGCGGCGGCATTCCGATGTCCATCGGCGTGCAGACCGACATGTGCACCCCGGCGCTGGCACGGTTCGGTTCCGATGAACTGCGCGAAGAATTCCTGCGTCCCGCCATCAGTGGCGAGCAGGTCGGCTGCATCGGCGTCTCCGAAGTCGGCGCCGGTTCCGACGTCGCCGGGCTGAAAACCACGGCGCGCAAGGACGGCGACGATTACGTGATCAACGGCAGCAAGATGTGGATCACCAACTCGCCGTGCGCCGACTTCATCTGCCTGCTGGCCAACACCTCGGACGACAAGCCGCACATCAACAAGTCGCTGATCATGGTGCCGATGAACACGCCAGGCATCAGCTTGAGTTCGCACCTGGACAAGCTCGGCATGCGCAGTTCGGAAACCGCCCAGGTGTTTTTCGACAATGTGCGCGTACCGCAGCGCAACCGCATCGGCCATGAAGGCGCGGGGTTCATGATGCAGATGCTGCAATTCCAGGAGGAACGCCTGTTCGGCGCGGCCAACATGATCAAGGGCCTGGAGTATTGCGTCGACAGCACTATCGAATACTGCAAGGAGCGCAAAACCTTCGGTAACGCGCTGATCGACAATCAGGTGATCCACTTCCGCCTGGCGGAACTGCAGACCGAAATCGAATGCCTGCGGGCGCTGGTCTATCAGGCCACCGAGCAATACATCAAAGGCCAGGACGTCACGCGCCTGGCCTCCATGGCCAAGCTCAAGGCCGGGCGGCTGGGCCGCGAAGTCAGTGACAGTTGCCTGCAATACTGGGGCGGCATGGGCTTCATGTGGGACAACCCGGTGGCCCGGGCTTACCGCGATGTACGGCTGGTGTCGATCGGCGGCGGCGCCGACGAAATCATGCTGGGGATCATCTGCAAACTCATGGGCATTCTGCCGGGGAAAAAGAAATGA
- a CDS encoding acetyl/propionyl/methylcrotonyl-CoA carboxylase subunit alpha, whose amino-acid sequence MPGLKKILIANRGEIACRIQRTAQALGYRTVAVFSDVDADALHVQMADEAVNIGPAPVQQSYLNIQAILDAARRTGADAIHPGYGFLSENAGFALACRDAGITFIGPSPEAIELMGSKRLSKIAMIEAGVPCINGYQGAGQDDATLSREAERIGYPLMIKASAGGGGRGMRLVHDAGDLLEQIRTARSEALNGFGSGELILEQALIEPRHVEIQLFGDRHGNLIYLGERDCSVQRRHQKVIEEAPCPVMTAELRQAMGEAALKAGRAVQYVGAGTVEFLLDARGQFYFLEMNTRLQVEHPVTELITGLDLVAWQLNIAEGQPLPLRQEQVQLNGHAMEVRLYAEDPALGFLPQTGRVVAWEPALQDGVRIDHGLIEGQVISPFYDPMLGKLIAHGATREEARRKLLRAVQDSVLLGLQSNQRLLAGLLEHPQFAGGDFSTGFIAQHFADHACLHPETPGAQHLAIAAALFYQAAAQAHPAPLGGWRNNASVPLHYRIGLEDQDWPVALQAIPGEPLRIQVAEHSLELKIIHSDGRWATLEIEGVRQRHAYRLVAGRLWLFTRPGSLQFVDRTQAQVTGQASVSSGTLKAPMDGAIVDVLVNEGSPVTKGQLLVVLEAMKMEHPLKSGIDGVLKRLQVKVGDQVKNRQILLEVE is encoded by the coding sequence ATGCCCGGACTCAAAAAAATCCTCATCGCCAACCGCGGTGAAATCGCCTGCCGCATCCAGCGCACGGCCCAGGCGCTAGGCTATCGCACGGTCGCCGTGTTCAGCGACGTCGACGCCGATGCACTGCATGTGCAGATGGCCGACGAGGCGGTCAACATCGGCCCGGCCCCGGTACAACAGTCTTACCTGAACATCCAGGCCATCCTCGACGCGGCCCGGCGCACGGGCGCGGATGCGATTCATCCGGGCTACGGTTTCCTCTCGGAAAACGCCGGGTTTGCCCTCGCATGCCGGGACGCCGGCATCACCTTCATCGGTCCCAGCCCCGAGGCCATCGAACTGATGGGCAGCAAGCGCCTGTCGAAGATCGCCATGATCGAAGCCGGTGTGCCGTGCATCAACGGTTATCAAGGCGCCGGGCAGGACGACGCCACCCTGAGCCGCGAAGCCGAGCGCATCGGCTATCCGTTGATGATCAAGGCCAGCGCTGGCGGCGGTGGACGCGGCATGCGCCTGGTACACGACGCCGGCGACTTGCTGGAACAGATTCGCACTGCGCGCTCCGAAGCCCTGAACGGTTTTGGCAGCGGCGAACTGATTCTTGAACAAGCACTCATCGAACCCCGTCACGTCGAGATCCAGTTGTTCGGTGACCGGCATGGCAACCTGATTTACCTCGGTGAGCGCGATTGTTCGGTACAGCGCCGGCATCAGAAAGTTATTGAGGAGGCACCCTGCCCGGTGATGACCGCCGAGCTGCGCCAGGCCATGGGCGAAGCGGCGCTCAAGGCCGGGCGGGCGGTGCAGTATGTCGGCGCGGGCACCGTGGAGTTTTTGCTGGATGCCCGTGGGCAGTTTTACTTCCTGGAGATGAACACCCGACTGCAAGTGGAGCACCCGGTGACCGAATTGATCACCGGGCTGGATCTGGTGGCCTGGCAGCTGAACATCGCCGAAGGGCAACCGCTGCCCTTGCGCCAGGAACAGGTGCAACTCAATGGCCATGCCATGGAAGTACGCCTGTATGCCGAAGACCCGGCCCTGGGTTTCCTGCCGCAAACCGGGCGCGTCGTGGCCTGGGAACCGGCATTGCAGGACGGCGTGCGGATCGACCATGGCCTGATCGAAGGCCAAGTCATCAGCCCCTTCTACGACCCGATGCTCGGCAAGCTCATCGCCCACGGTGCCACCCGCGAAGAAGCCCGACGCAAATTGCTGCGGGCCGTACAAGACAGCGTGCTGCTGGGGCTGCAAAGCAATCAACGCCTGCTTGCCGGCCTGCTGGAACACCCGCAGTTCGCTGGTGGAGATTTCAGCACCGGGTTCATCGCGCAGCACTTCGCCGACCACGCCTGCCTGCATCCCGAAACCCCAGGCGCGCAGCACTTGGCCATCGCCGCCGCCCTGTTCTATCAGGCTGCAGCACAGGCTCATCCAGCCCCGCTTGGCGGTTGGCGCAACAACGCCAGCGTACCGCTGCACTATCGCATCGGCCTTGAAGATCAGGACTGGCCGGTAGCGTTGCAGGCGATCCCGGGCGAGCCGTTGCGCATTCAGGTCGCCGAGCACAGCCTCGAACTGAAGATCATCCACAGCGACGGACGCTGGGCCACCCTGGAAATCGAAGGCGTTCGCCAACGCCACGCCTATCGCCTGGTGGCCGGGCGTCTCTGGCTGTTTACCCGGCCGGGCAGCCTGCAGTTCGTGGATCGCACTCAGGCGCAGGTTACCGGCCAGGCCAGTGTCAGCTCCGGAACCCTCAAGGCACCGATGGACGGGGCGATTGTCGACGTGCTGGTCAACGAAGGCAGCCCGGTGACCAAGGGTCAACTGCTGGTGGTACTGGAGGCAATGAAAATGGAGCACCCGTTGAAATCTGGCATCGACGGTGTTCTGAAGCGCTTGCAAGTCAAAGTCGGGGATCAGGTGAAAAACCGGCAGATTCTGTTGGAGGTCGAATAA
- a CDS encoding enoyl-CoA hydratase-related protein — protein MNNLPVCQTLLLELHNGVLHITLNRPECRNAMSLQMVAELRSVLAAVRDKPGVRALVIGGVGGHFCAGGDIKDMANARAQGSTAHRDLNRVFGALLQEVQHAPQVVITVLQGAVLGGGLGLACVSDIALADHQAQFGLPETSLGLLPAQIAPFVVQRIGLTQARRLALTAARFDGTQARRMGLVHFVEHDPQALAERLDEVLAHVLCCAPGANAATKKLLLASAGQPSDELLDQAAERFSEAVTGAEGIEGTMAFVQKRKPGWAS, from the coding sequence ATGAACAACCTGCCGGTTTGCCAGACCTTGCTGCTGGAACTGCACAACGGCGTGTTGCACATCACCCTCAACCGCCCGGAATGCCGCAATGCGATGAGTTTGCAGATGGTCGCCGAGTTGCGCTCGGTGCTGGCTGCGGTACGCGATAAACCAGGGGTTCGCGCACTGGTGATCGGCGGCGTCGGTGGGCACTTCTGTGCCGGCGGCGATATCAAGGACATGGCCAATGCCCGCGCTCAAGGCTCGACTGCGCACCGGGACCTGAACCGGGTGTTCGGCGCGCTGCTGCAAGAGGTGCAACACGCACCGCAAGTGGTGATCACGGTGCTGCAAGGCGCGGTGCTCGGCGGCGGTCTCGGCCTGGCCTGCGTCAGCGATATCGCTCTGGCCGATCACCAGGCGCAATTCGGCCTGCCGGAAACCAGCCTCGGCCTGCTGCCGGCGCAGATCGCTCCGTTCGTGGTGCAACGCATCGGCTTGACCCAGGCCCGGCGCCTCGCCCTGACTGCGGCGCGCTTCGACGGTACCCAGGCGCGGCGCATGGGGCTGGTGCATTTTGTCGAACATGATCCGCAGGCCCTGGCCGAACGTCTCGATGAGGTGTTGGCCCATGTGTTGTGTTGTGCGCCGGGGGCGAATGCGGCGACCAAGAAACTCTTGCTGGCCAGTGCCGGACAGCCGTCGGATGAGTTGCTTGATCAAGCGGCTGAAAGGTTCAGCGAAGCGGTGACCGGAGCCGAAGGCATAGAGGGAACGATGGCCTTCGTGCAAAAACGCAAACCGGGGTGGGCCTCTTAA
- a CDS encoding chemotaxis protein CheV: MAGILDTVDQRTQLVGENRLEILMFRLAGRQLFAINVFKVQEVLQLPKLTLMPQRHPFVCGVVNLRGQTLPVIDLSQAIGMRPLVPGPGSTIIVTEYNRSVQAFLVGGVDRIVNMNWEAILPPPSSAGRQHYLTAISKVDDQLVEIIDVEKVLAEIVPYNAKVSRDKLEDPVLERARGREVLLVDDSNVALAQLRDTLGQLGVKMHIASDGLKALNMLKAWADTGVDMTEKLLMVFTDAEMPEMDGYRLTTEIRNDPRLRRLYVVLHTSLSGSFNDSMVKKVGCDNFLSKFQPDKLVDVVRQRLMLDEVPA, translated from the coding sequence ATGGCCGGCATTCTCGACACGGTAGACCAACGCACGCAACTGGTGGGTGAGAATCGCCTGGAAATTCTCATGTTCCGGCTCGCCGGACGGCAATTGTTCGCAATCAATGTCTTTAAAGTACAGGAAGTCCTGCAGCTGCCAAAGTTGACGCTGATGCCTCAGCGCCATCCTTTTGTATGCGGCGTGGTCAACCTGCGTGGCCAGACCCTGCCAGTGATCGACCTGTCCCAGGCCATTGGCATGCGCCCCTTGGTGCCCGGGCCTGGCAGCACGATTATCGTCACCGAATACAACCGTTCGGTTCAGGCCTTCCTGGTCGGTGGCGTGGACCGGATCGTCAACATGAACTGGGAAGCCATCCTGCCGCCCCCGAGCAGCGCCGGCCGCCAGCACTACCTGACAGCCATCAGCAAGGTCGATGACCAACTGGTGGAAATCATCGACGTCGAAAAGGTCCTGGCAGAAATCGTCCCGTACAACGCCAAGGTCTCCCGCGACAAGCTCGAAGATCCGGTGCTGGAGCGGGCCCGTGGCCGTGAGGTGCTGCTGGTGGATGACTCGAACGTGGCCCTGGCGCAATTGCGCGATACCCTGGGACAGCTGGGCGTGAAGATGCACATCGCCAGCGACGGGTTGAAGGCCCTGAACATGCTCAAGGCCTGGGCTGATACCGGTGTGGACATGACCGAAAAACTGCTGATGGTCTTCACCGATGCGGAAATGCCGGAAATGGATGGTTATCGCCTGACCACCGAGATTCGCAACGACCCGCGCCTGCGCCGCTTGTACGTGGTGCTGCACACCTCGCTGTCCGGCAGCTTCAACGACTCGATGGTGAAAAAGGTCGGCTGCGACAATTTCCTCTCAAAATTCCAGCCGGACAAACTCGTCGACGTGGTGCGCCAGCGCCTGATGCTTGACGAAGTACCGGCCTGA
- the atuC gene encoding geranyl-CoA carboxylase subunit beta codes for MPVIQSQLDPHSEPFAQNRAAMLSAIEQVRVLEQNLLNKAAEARPKFEKRGQLLPRERLNLLLDPGAPFLELASLAGYKLHDDKDGSSAGGGLIAGIGYVSGVRVLVVANNSAIRGGTISPSGLKKSLRLQQIAMENKLPVITLAESGGANLNYAAEIFVEGARSFANQARMSAMGLPQITVVHGSATAGGAYQPGLSDYVVVVRGKAKLFLAGPPLLKAATGEVATDEELGGAEMHAQTAGTAEYLAENDADGVRQVREIVSLLPWNEQLPPLPERRWEEPLYPIDELLGLIPDDPKKPYDVREIIARLADASNFLEFKGEFDQQTVCGHLKIQGRACGFIGNNGPITPKGASKAAQFIQLCDQSQTPLLFFHNTTGFMVGTESEQQGVIKHGAKMIQAVANARVPKLTIVVGGSYGAGNYAMCGRGLDPRFIFAWPNSRTAVMGGAQAGKVLRIVTEAKQAKDGLVPDPKMLDMLEQVTAQKLDSQSTALYGSASLWDDGLIDPRDTRTLLGYLLDICHEAQVRPLQANSFGVARL; via the coding sequence ATGCCGGTGATTCAGTCACAACTCGATCCCCACAGCGAGCCGTTCGCCCAGAACCGTGCGGCGATGCTGAGCGCCATCGAGCAAGTTCGCGTGCTCGAACAGAACTTGCTGAACAAGGCGGCCGAAGCCAGGCCGAAGTTCGAAAAACGCGGCCAGTTGCTGCCCCGCGAACGCCTCAATCTGCTGCTGGACCCCGGCGCGCCGTTTCTCGAACTGGCCAGCCTGGCCGGCTACAAGCTGCACGACGACAAGGATGGCAGCTCCGCTGGTGGCGGCTTGATCGCCGGCATCGGCTATGTGTCCGGCGTACGTGTGTTGGTGGTCGCCAACAACAGCGCGATCAGGGGCGGGACCATCTCCCCCAGCGGCTTGAAAAAATCCCTGCGTCTGCAACAGATCGCCATGGAAAACAAACTGCCGGTGATCACCCTCGCCGAAAGTGGCGGTGCCAACCTCAATTACGCGGCGGAAATTTTCGTCGAAGGCGCGCGCAGTTTTGCCAATCAGGCGCGGATGTCGGCCATGGGCTTGCCGCAGATTACCGTGGTGCATGGCTCGGCCACAGCGGGCGGCGCTTATCAGCCGGGGCTGTCGGATTACGTGGTGGTGGTACGCGGCAAGGCCAAGCTGTTTCTCGCCGGCCCGCCATTGCTCAAGGCCGCCACCGGCGAAGTCGCCACCGATGAAGAACTGGGCGGCGCCGAGATGCACGCACAAACCGCCGGCACCGCCGAGTACCTGGCTGAAAACGACGCCGACGGTGTGCGTCAGGTACGCGAGATCGTCAGCCTGCTGCCGTGGAACGAGCAGTTACCGCCACTCCCCGAGCGTCGCTGGGAGGAGCCGCTCTACCCCATCGACGAACTGCTGGGCCTGATCCCGGATGACCCGAAAAAGCCCTACGACGTGCGCGAAATCATCGCCCGTCTCGCCGACGCTTCGAACTTTCTTGAATTCAAGGGCGAGTTCGATCAGCAGACTGTGTGCGGTCATCTGAAAATCCAGGGCCGCGCCTGTGGCTTCATCGGCAACAACGGCCCGATCACGCCAAAAGGTGCGAGCAAGGCCGCCCAGTTCATCCAGCTGTGCGACCAGAGCCAGACGCCGCTGCTGTTTTTCCACAACACCACCGGGTTCATGGTCGGCACCGAATCGGAACAGCAAGGTGTGATCAAGCACGGCGCGAAGATGATTCAAGCGGTGGCCAATGCCCGGGTGCCGAAGCTGACCATCGTCGTCGGCGGTTCCTACGGCGCCGGCAACTATGCAATGTGCGGGCGCGGCCTGGACCCGCGTTTCATCTTCGCCTGGCCTAACAGCCGCACCGCCGTGATGGGCGGCGCGCAAGCGGGCAAAGTGCTGCGCATCGTCACCGAGGCCAAGCAGGCCAAGGACGGGCTGGTGCCCGATCCGAAAATGCTCGACATGCTCGAACAGGTCACCGCGCAGAAACTCGACAGCCAGTCCACGGCGCTCTACGGCAGCGCCAGTCTGTGGGACGACGGTTTGATCGACCCGCGCGATACCCGGACCTTGCTTGGTTATCTGCTGGATATCTGTCACGAGGCCCAGGTGCGGCCATTGCAAGCCAACAGCTTTGGCGTAGCCCGGCTCTAG
- a CDS encoding MOSC domain-containing protein: MLRLSALYRYPLKSAKAETLQAIGLDKLGLDGDRRWMLVDEASGRFLTQRAVAQMSQLSALWNAEGGLTLSAPGHSPIDIALPDSDAELRGVTIWRDTLRVPDAGDEAGAWVSRFIGKPTRLVQVPLDRARMTEAGYGKDDDQVAFADGYPLLLIGQASLEDLSQRVGRPLEMLRFRPNLVIEGSAAFAEDGWKRIRIGEVEFRVVKSCSRCILTTIDPQTGERSDDREPLATLQKYRSQADGAMFGQNLVNDGNGRLEVGMPVEILE; the protein is encoded by the coding sequence ATGTTGCGTCTGAGCGCGCTGTATCGTTATCCGTTGAAGTCCGCCAAGGCCGAGACCTTGCAAGCGATCGGTCTCGATAAACTCGGACTGGACGGCGATCGCCGCTGGATGCTGGTGGACGAGGCCAGCGGTCGCTTCCTGACCCAGCGTGCGGTGGCGCAGATGAGCCAGTTGTCGGCGCTGTGGAATGCCGAAGGCGGCTTGACCCTCAGTGCGCCTGGCCATTCGCCGATCGACATAGCCTTGCCCGATAGCGATGCAGAACTGCGTGGCGTGACGATCTGGCGCGATACCTTGCGAGTCCCCGATGCAGGCGATGAAGCAGGGGCCTGGGTCAGCCGGTTCATCGGCAAACCGACTCGCCTGGTGCAGGTGCCGCTGGATCGTGCGCGGATGACGGAGGCTGGCTACGGCAAGGATGACGACCAGGTGGCGTTCGCCGATGGTTATCCGCTGTTGCTGATTGGCCAGGCCTCTCTCGAGGACTTGTCGCAACGGGTCGGGCGTCCGTTGGAGATGCTGCGTTTCCGGCCGAACCTGGTGATCGAAGGCAGTGCAGCGTTCGCCGAGGACGGCTGGAAGCGTATCCGTATCGGCGAGGTCGAGTTCCGCGTGGTCAAGTCCTGTTCGCGCTGCATCCTGACCACCATCGACCCGCAAACCGGGGAGCGTAGTGACGACCGCGAACCGTTGGCAACCTTGCAGAAATACCGTTCCCAGGCAGACGGCGCAATGTTCGGCCAGAACCTGGTTAACGATGGCAATGGTCGACTCGAAGTCGGCATGCCGGTGGAGATCCTCGAGTAA
- a CDS encoding pyrimidine/purine nucleoside phosphorylase, with product MFKVNEYFDGTVKSIAFGTAEGPATIGVMAPGEYEFGTSQREIMHVVSGALTVKLPDSSDWETFAAGSQFNVPANSKFQLKVAVDTAYLCEYRG from the coding sequence ATGTTTAAAGTCAACGAGTACTTCGACGGTACCGTCAAGTCGATCGCCTTTGGCACCGCAGAAGGTCCAGCGACCATCGGCGTCATGGCTCCGGGCGAGTACGAATTCGGCACCAGCCAGCGTGAAATCATGCACGTGGTCAGCGGCGCACTGACCGTCAAACTGCCAGACAGCAGCGACTGGGAAACCTTCGCCGCCGGTAGCCAGTTCAACGTGCCGGCCAACAGCAAGTTCCAGCTGAAAGTCGCCGTCGACACCGCTTACCTGTGCGAATACCGCGGCTAA